A part of Prolixibacteraceae bacterium genomic DNA contains:
- a CDS encoding META domain-containing protein, with the protein MKYFNHLSLLTALLCLMMSSCTTTKFATKKTVNILPYYHEVDQGEKQLILQDVHGQQLFVNAQKLVGAEMQMGYTQSVKLEKNKDQGLYKVTQSLGTVIDTSSSRINDMWVLKKLHNKAIQSNAPTLTVDLRKQRAYGTTGCNRYHSNFHLLEGGKISFGMIASTKMLCPNSDVEMEFTSLLQKVNGYQIKDRHLYLTVDGNEVMNFLKID; encoded by the coding sequence ATGAAATATTTTAATCACTTATCGTTACTTACAGCCCTGCTATGCCTTATGATGAGCAGTTGTACTACAACGAAGTTTGCTACTAAAAAAACTGTTAATATTCTACCATACTACCATGAGGTAGACCAAGGAGAGAAACAGCTTATTCTTCAAGATGTACACGGACAACAACTTTTCGTGAATGCGCAGAAATTGGTTGGAGCGGAGATGCAGATGGGATACACCCAATCCGTAAAACTTGAGAAAAATAAAGACCAAGGATTATATAAGGTGACCCAGTCGTTAGGCACTGTTATAGACACATCAAGTAGCCGTATTAATGATATGTGGGTACTTAAGAAACTTCATAATAAAGCCATTCAATCGAATGCTCCCACTCTTACAGTAGACCTACGCAAACAGCGTGCATATGGGACTACGGGATGTAACAGATACCATAGTAACTTCCATCTATTGGAAGGTGGCAAAATATCCTTTGGTATGATTGCATCGACCAAAATGTTATGTCCCAACTCGGATGTAGAGATGGAATTCACCTCTTTGCTACAAAAAGTGAATGGTTATCAAATTAAAGATCGTCATCTATATCTTACTGTTGATGGAAATGAAGTGATGAACTTTTTAAAGATCGATTAA